A stretch of Pirellulales bacterium DNA encodes these proteins:
- a CDS encoding tryptophan-rich sensory protein — translation MESKRPSSLAQRGSPLLFAGLCLLAASAGAAAGPGPWYDQLAKPRWTPPDWVFPVVWTPLYAMIALAGWLIQRSGGWRSPATAMWLVQLALNAGWTWLFFGLQRPGWALVDILLLAAAITATIVLARRTSRTAALLLAPYLAWVLFAATLNGAIWRMNL, via the coding sequence ATGGAATCGAAACGCCCTTCCTCGCTTGCGCAGCGGGGGTCGCCGCTCCTCTTCGCCGGACTCTGCCTGCTGGCGGCGAGCGCGGGCGCCGCGGCAGGACCGGGGCCCTGGTACGACCAGCTCGCCAAGCCCCGGTGGACGCCGCCCGACTGGGTGTTCCCCGTCGTCTGGACTCCGCTGTATGCGATGATCGCCCTGGCAGGCTGGCTGATCCAACGCAGCGGGGGCTGGCGGAGCCCCGCAACGGCCATGTGGCTGGTGCAGCTCGCTCTGAACGCCGGCTGGACATGGCTCTTCTTCGGGCTCCAGCGCCCCGGCTGGGCGCTGGTCGACATTTTGCTTTTGGCTGCGGCGATCACGGCGACCATCGTCTTGGCGCGGCGCACCAGCCGCACGGCGGCGCTGCTGCTGGCGCCGTATCTGGCCTGGGTTCTTTTCGCGGCGACGCTCAACGGAGCCATCTGGCGGATGAACCTGTAA
- a CDS encoding DUF2238 domain-containing protein: MNSPAPRPRLQLSLVAATAALIAVTLVKPLFPREQWLQHAATAPALVLAAIAAQRRWLSDGALICALAFLALHAVAARWIYSYVPYEDWFQAALGSGPDEWFGWRRNHCDRFVHFAFGALAIPLLSEAAVHAGLARRAAPWVAVAGATTCGALYEIFEWLLAITAAPETADRYNGQQGDMWDAQKDLAWALAGSIVVALWIAWRRPRSAADRKPQES; encoded by the coding sequence GTGAACTCGCCTGCTCCGCGCCCGCGCCTGCAACTCTCGCTCGTCGCCGCCACGGCGGCGCTAATCGCCGTCACGCTCGTGAAGCCGTTGTTCCCGCGCGAACAATGGCTGCAGCACGCGGCGACGGCGCCAGCGCTTGTGCTGGCCGCGATCGCGGCGCAGCGCCGCTGGCTCTCCGACGGCGCATTGATTTGCGCACTGGCGTTTCTCGCGCTCCACGCCGTCGCCGCCCGGTGGATCTACTCGTACGTCCCCTACGAAGACTGGTTTCAGGCCGCGCTGGGGAGCGGTCCCGATGAGTGGTTCGGCTGGCGCCGCAACCACTGCGATCGGTTCGTTCACTTCGCCTTCGGCGCGCTGGCGATCCCGCTCCTCTCCGAAGCGGCGGTCCACGCGGGGCTCGCTCGTCGCGCTGCGCCGTGGGTCGCCGTCGCCGGGGCGACGACTTGCGGAGCTCTCTACGAAATCTTCGAATGGCTGCTCGCGATCACCGCGGCGCCGGAGACGGCCGACCGCTACAACGGGCAGCAAGGCGACATGTGGGACGCACAGAAAGATCTGGCGTGGGCGCTGGCGGGGAGCATCGTCGTCGCCCTGTGGATCGCATGGCGACGTCCGCGGTCCGCCGCCGACCGCAAGCCTCAGGAAAGTTAA
- a CDS encoding S8 family serine peptidase: protein MRRKSTRKTSRQGRIESLEPRVVMSADPLADLLGGGVVHHAIDDEAPSLVQHVEGSIPDFWITAEDRALLESSFDGIEQMLVQAHQQTGWNTVQANYGFTGSGQTVAVIDSGIAYDHYALGGGLGSNYRVVGGWDFTEENDANPYDDGASGSHGTHVAGIIGSTDATHRGVAPGVDLVALRVFNDVGAGYFSWVENALRWVYANRNSFANPITAVNLSLGVSSWNAESIPAWANLEDEFAQLESVGIFVAVSAGNSFTSYNTTGLSYPAASQYVVPVMSTDDSGLLSYYSQRSTRAIAAPGRSIISTVPDYAGNNNGVADDFKTMSGTSMAAPYVAGASTLVRQAMQFVGMTGITQDMIYDHIMATADSFVDSATGATFKRLNLSRAIDALMPTDDFGSTMGTAYGLGTVAGSMTMNGVISTLSDVDYFRFTAGATGTVTFNATSTTHDMSPLWNAYNAQGATLLSASSSSATFQVVAGQQYTVGLSSSGGLGYYNFNVTAQATFNPIDWGVVSFNQNADQTVSGESWYRVTASRAGLLTAQAAFAPNGGDVTLQFYDTNQQLIATGTTAGTTARVDVNATAGQQFLLRAVGTNSDVDFTLANLVRQVGSTVSVTGTAGADAVAFSAGSSYYVTVNGIGYGFSAGAVSQFQFDGGGGVDSLSLFGSSGAETVNLRLGQTQMTGTNYSVVAVNYENVTAYGGGGNDLANFYDTAGDDQFTASPYNGTMTGSGYSHSAQQFARIEAFATLGNDAALLADSAGDDVFVARPDWGQLRGAANDYSLMARGFDRVEATSTAGGLDLAYLYDGVTNDILVARPDYAQLRGANNQFNNQATGFDRVYAYGTAGGLDQAYMYDSAADDFMISRPDYSLMRSANTNAYYNYIAGFERVYAYATAGGNDLSYFYDSAGDDLFIARPDFALMRSVNDQYYNYSSGFERVFAYASTGNDLAYLYDSSGDDLFVARPDFGLLRSVDARFYNYAGGFDRVHAYASTGFDTATLYDGATDDIFVARPDFGLMRSVGAEFYNYASGFDRVFGYSTAGGNDTALMYDGAGNDRFYGAADYALMHGESNQYYNRAQGFRTTTVYASTGNDLAWLYDSTGNDALTVRDWGVSLLFGGGKRIELRGFKGVTASSLSGGLDTTDVAAVDWLFSSVGNWA from the coding sequence ATGCGCAGAAAATCAACACGGAAGACTTCTCGGCAGGGGCGAATCGAGTCGCTCGAGCCGCGCGTCGTCATGTCCGCCGATCCGCTGGCGGATCTGCTTGGCGGCGGCGTCGTGCATCATGCCATCGACGACGAGGCGCCGTCGTTGGTGCAGCACGTCGAAGGGTCGATCCCCGACTTCTGGATTACCGCCGAGGACCGGGCCCTGCTCGAGTCCTCGTTCGACGGCATCGAGCAAATGCTGGTGCAAGCTCACCAGCAGACGGGTTGGAATACGGTTCAAGCGAACTACGGTTTCACGGGCAGCGGGCAGACCGTCGCGGTGATCGACAGCGGCATTGCGTACGACCACTACGCCTTGGGGGGCGGGCTGGGCAGCAATTACCGCGTCGTCGGCGGATGGGACTTTACCGAGGAGAACGACGCCAACCCCTACGACGACGGCGCATCGGGCTCGCACGGCACGCACGTCGCGGGGATCATCGGCAGCACCGACGCGACTCACCGCGGCGTCGCGCCGGGGGTCGATCTGGTCGCCCTGCGGGTGTTCAACGACGTGGGGGCGGGGTACTTCAGTTGGGTCGAAAACGCTTTGCGGTGGGTCTACGCCAACCGGAATTCGTTCGCCAATCCGATCACGGCCGTGAATTTGTCGCTGGGCGTGTCGAGTTGGAACGCCGAGTCGATTCCCGCGTGGGCCAATCTGGAAGACGAGTTCGCCCAGTTGGAGTCGGTCGGCATCTTCGTCGCCGTCTCGGCAGGAAACAGCTTCACCAGCTACAACACGACCGGGCTGAGTTATCCTGCGGCCAGCCAGTACGTGGTGCCGGTGATGTCGACCGACGACTCGGGGCTGCTGTCGTACTACAGCCAGCGCAGCACGCGGGCGATCGCGGCGCCGGGGCGGTCGATCATCAGCACCGTGCCCGACTACGCCGGCAACAACAACGGCGTCGCCGACGACTTCAAAACGATGAGCGGCACGAGCATGGCCGCCCCGTACGTGGCAGGCGCCAGCACGCTGGTGCGGCAAGCGATGCAGTTCGTCGGCATGACCGGCATCACGCAGGACATGATCTACGACCACATCATGGCCACCGCCGATTCGTTCGTCGACTCGGCGACCGGGGCGACCTTCAAGCGTCTGAACCTGAGCCGGGCGATCGATGCGCTGATGCCGACCGACGATTTCGGTTCGACGATGGGCACGGCGTACGGCCTGGGGACGGTCGCGGGGTCGATGACGATGAACGGCGTGATCAGCACGCTGTCGGACGTCGATTACTTCAGGTTCACCGCCGGGGCCACGGGGACGGTCACGTTCAACGCGACCTCGACCACCCACGACATGTCCCCGCTGTGGAACGCGTACAACGCGCAGGGGGCCACGCTGCTGAGCGCCAGCTCGTCGTCGGCGACGTTCCAGGTCGTCGCGGGGCAGCAGTACACCGTCGGCCTGTCGTCGTCGGGGGGACTGGGTTATTACAATTTCAACGTCACCGCCCAGGCGACGTTCAACCCAATCGACTGGGGCGTCGTTTCGTTCAACCAGAACGCGGACCAGACCGTCTCGGGCGAGTCGTGGTATCGCGTCACCGCCAGTCGGGCGGGGCTGCTCACCGCTCAGGCCGCGTTCGCTCCGAACGGCGGCGACGTGACGCTGCAGTTCTACGATACGAACCAACAACTGATCGCCACGGGCACGACGGCGGGGACGACCGCCCGCGTCGACGTGAACGCGACCGCGGGCCAGCAGTTCCTGCTGCGGGCTGTCGGAACGAACAGCGACGTCGATTTCACGCTGGCGAATCTGGTGCGGCAAGTCGGGTCGACCGTGAGCGTGACCGGCACGGCCGGGGCCGACGCGGTCGCCTTCAGCGCCGGCAGCAGCTACTACGTCACGGTCAACGGGATCGGCTACGGGTTTTCGGCCGGCGCGGTTTCGCAGTTTCAGTTCGACGGCGGCGGCGGGGTCGACTCGCTCTCCCTGTTCGGATCGAGCGGCGCCGAGACGGTCAATCTCCGGCTTGGCCAGACCCAGATGACGGGGACCAACTACAGCGTCGTCGCCGTGAACTACGAGAACGTGACGGCGTACGGCGGCGGCGGGAACGATCTGGCCAACTTCTACGACACGGCGGGCGACGACCAGTTCACGGCTAGCCCGTACAACGGGACGATGACCGGGAGCGGGTACAGCCATTCCGCGCAACAGTTCGCGCGGATCGAGGCGTTTGCGACCCTCGGGAACGACGCCGCGCTGTTGGCCGACAGCGCCGGCGACGACGTGTTCGTCGCACGACCTGACTGGGGACAGTTGCGCGGGGCTGCGAACGACTACTCGCTGATGGCCCGGGGCTTCGACCGGGTCGAAGCGACGTCGACCGCCGGCGGGCTCGACCTCGCTTACCTGTACGACGGCGTAACGAACGACATCTTGGTGGCCCGGCCCGACTACGCGCAATTGCGGGGCGCCAACAATCAGTTCAACAATCAGGCGACCGGATTTGACCGCGTGTACGCGTACGGAACGGCGGGCGGGCTCGACCAAGCTTACATGTACGACTCGGCCGCCGACGACTTCATGATTTCGCGGCCCGACTACTCGCTCATGCGGAGCGCGAACACCAATGCGTACTACAACTACATCGCAGGGTTCGAGCGGGTTTACGCCTACGCGACTGCGGGGGGGAACGACCTCTCCTACTTCTACGACAGCGCAGGGGACGACCTGTTCATCGCTCGGCCCGACTTTGCGCTGATGCGGAGCGTCAACGACCAGTACTACAACTACTCGTCCGGGTTCGAGCGCGTCTTCGCGTACGCCTCGACGGGCAACGACTTGGCGTACTTGTACGACAGTTCCGGCGACGACCTGTTCGTCGCGCGTCCTGACTTCGGACTGCTTCGAAGCGTCGACGCCCGGTTCTACAACTACGCGGGCGGATTCGATCGCGTGCACGCCTACGCTTCGACCGGGTTCGACACGGCGACGTTGTACGACGGGGCGACCGACGACATCTTCGTCGCGCGTCCTGACTTCGGGCTGATGCGAAGCGTCGGCGCCGAGTTCTACAACTACGCCAGCGGGTTCGATCGGGTCTTCGGTTACTCGACCGCCGGCGGGAACGACACGGCCTTGATGTACGACGGCGCCGGGAACGACCGGTTCTACGGCGCGGCCGACTACGCCCTCATGCACGGGGAGTCGAACCAGTACTACAACCGCGCGCAAGGGTTCCGAACGACGACCGTCTACGCTTCGACCGGCAACGACCTCGCTTGGCTGTACGACTCGACCGGCAACGACGCGTTGACCGTGCGGGATTGGGGCGTGAGCCTGCTGTTCGGCGGCGGCAAGCGGATTGAACTGCGCGGGTTCAAGGGAGTCACCGCCTCGTCGCTCAGCGGCGGGCTCGACACGACCGACGTCGCGGCAGTCGATTGGCTGTTCAGCTCGGTCGGCAACTGGGCGTGA
- a CDS encoding glycosyltransferase: MKIAFFVYRVARDRLHTTEFYRQDLEILESLGHEVTIATRLREVPRDADLVFLWWWNWLWLVGPVFKLRGLPICVTGSLEPEIYERRRWHYRFLVRHGLRFADRSVFVSRYMIARLAAMFPLKNAEYCPHIVLDEYRPASLDNRRSEPDVIFNVTWKKAANMRRKMLPELIDAFAIVKRTRPQARLVLAGEPMEGQAELERQAGALGVSDSIEFLGKISKEEKIDWMQRCGAYYQCSRHEGFGLAIAEAMACGAPVVVNRRTAIPEVVGDCGYYVDDDSPAAIAAKLSEALSQPDAAQEIGLKAARRIDEEFRFERRRKFFAQLLPTLVADHPRASEPSDLGAAQSRRTAAA; encoded by the coding sequence ATGAAAATCGCCTTCTTCGTCTACCGCGTCGCCCGCGACCGCCTGCACACGACCGAGTTCTACCGCCAGGATCTCGAAATCCTGGAGTCGCTGGGGCACGAGGTGACGATCGCCACCCGTTTGCGCGAGGTCCCGCGGGACGCCGACCTAGTGTTCCTGTGGTGGTGGAACTGGCTGTGGCTTGTGGGACCAGTCTTCAAGCTGCGGGGACTGCCGATCTGCGTCACCGGGTCGCTCGAGCCGGAGATCTACGAACGACGCCGCTGGCACTACCGATTTCTGGTCCGGCACGGGCTGCGGTTCGCCGATCGCAGCGTGTTCGTAAGCCGCTACATGATCGCCAGACTGGCGGCGATGTTCCCGCTGAAAAACGCCGAGTACTGCCCCCACATCGTGCTCGACGAGTACCGCCCGGCGAGCCTCGACAACCGACGCTCGGAGCCCGACGTGATCTTCAACGTCACCTGGAAAAAGGCCGCGAACATGCGGCGCAAAATGCTGCCGGAGCTGATCGACGCGTTCGCGATCGTCAAGCGAACCCGGCCGCAAGCCCGGCTCGTGCTGGCGGGCGAACCGATGGAAGGCCAGGCCGAACTCGAACGCCAAGCCGGCGCGTTGGGCGTCTCGGACTCGATCGAGTTCCTCGGCAAAATCAGCAAGGAAGAAAAGATCGATTGGATGCAGCGCTGCGGCGCGTACTACCAATGCTCGCGGCACGAGGGGTTCGGCTTGGCGATCGCCGAAGCCATGGCCTGCGGTGCGCCAGTCGTCGTCAATCGCCGCACGGCCATCCCCGAAGTAGTGGGAGATTGCGGCTACTACGTCGACGACGACTCCCCGGCTGCGATCGCGGCGAAGCTCTCCGAAGCCCTCTCGCAACCAGACGCGGCGCAAGAGATCGGTCTGAAAGCCGCAAGGAGAATCGACGAGGAGTTCCGGTTCGAACGGCGGCGCAAGTTCTTCGCCCAGTTGCTGCCGACCCTCGTGGCCGATCATCCTCGCGCGTCCGAACCGAGCGACCTTGGCGCCGCGCAATCGCGCCGAACTGCCGCCGCCTGA
- a CDS encoding class I SAM-dependent methyltransferase, with amino-acid sequence MFSAATDRAWKSFGKTDPYFGVLVEERFRSTQLTDQSLSDFFLSGEQYVEAMTERIGRRFNRPTRFRRALDFGCGVGRLLIPLARLSDEAVGVDVSPGMLAEAADNCRRRGLDNVALAASDDRLAAVQGTFDLVHTYIVLQHIPVRRGMRVIAALLDRLDPGGVGVLHMTYAKAHWKWRAIGLVKKYVPLAHRLTNLRRGRPWSAPRMQMNDYDLNRVLGLLQRAGVHDVDVQFTDHGGFWGAALFFQKP; translated from the coding sequence ATGTTCAGCGCCGCCACCGACCGGGCCTGGAAATCCTTCGGAAAGACGGATCCGTACTTCGGCGTGCTCGTCGAGGAACGATTCCGCAGCACGCAACTCACCGACCAGTCGCTCAGCGACTTCTTCCTCAGCGGCGAGCAGTACGTCGAGGCGATGACCGAGCGAATCGGCCGACGATTCAATCGCCCGACTCGGTTCCGCCGCGCTCTCGATTTCGGCTGCGGGGTAGGCCGCTTGCTGATTCCGCTGGCTCGACTCTCCGATGAGGCGGTCGGGGTCGACGTCTCGCCGGGGATGCTCGCCGAAGCCGCCGACAACTGCCGGCGCCGCGGCCTCGACAACGTCGCGCTCGCCGCCAGCGACGATCGCCTTGCGGCGGTCCAAGGGACGTTCGACCTGGTTCACACCTACATCGTACTGCAGCACATCCCCGTGCGACGGGGAATGAGAGTGATCGCGGCGCTGCTCGATCGGCTCGATCCCGGCGGCGTCGGGGTCTTGCACATGACCTACGCCAAGGCCCATTGGAAGTGGCGGGCGATCGGGCTGGTCAAGAAGTACGTCCCGCTGGCTCATCGCCTGACCAACCTGCGGCGAGGACGCCCCTGGAGCGCCCCGCGAATGCAAATGAACGACTACGATCTGAATCGCGTGCTGGGACTGCTGCAACGCGCCGGCGTGCACGACGTCGACGTTCAGTTCACCGATCACGGCGGATTCTGGGGCGCCGCGTTGTTCTTCCAAAAGCCGTAG